The Microbacterium foliorum genome has a window encoding:
- the rarD gene encoding EamA family transporter RarD, with translation MTPTSTATRATQTAGVAYAGGAYLLWGVLPLYFLLLAPTGPWEVVAWRVLLSLLFCVILLTVTRGWQAFGAIVRQPRLLGWTALAGVLIYVNWQVFVFGTLSHNVVETSLGYFINPIMTVLLGVFVLKERIRRLQWVAVGIASAAVIVIVVLYRSFPWIALSLTVSFGVYGLIKKKIGPAVDAISGLTLESFWLIPIAVVQLVLVATGSGLTMGANGAGHAVLLALAGVATAVPLLLFAAGTRRIDLTVIGMIQFVTPVMQFIIGAVVLGEPMPIERWVGFVFVWVAIAVFLVDLVIATRRGRRNGRSKPI, from the coding sequence GTGACCCCCACGAGCACCGCCACCCGCGCCACGCAGACGGCCGGTGTCGCCTACGCGGGCGGCGCCTATCTGCTCTGGGGCGTGCTGCCCCTGTACTTCCTGCTGCTCGCACCGACAGGACCGTGGGAGGTCGTCGCCTGGCGGGTGCTCCTGTCGCTCCTGTTCTGCGTCATCCTGCTCACGGTGACCCGAGGATGGCAGGCCTTCGGTGCCATCGTGCGTCAGCCCCGGCTGCTGGGATGGACGGCCCTGGCCGGCGTGCTGATCTACGTCAACTGGCAGGTCTTCGTGTTCGGCACGCTCAGCCACAACGTGGTCGAGACCAGCCTCGGCTACTTCATCAACCCGATCATGACGGTGCTGCTCGGGGTGTTCGTGCTCAAAGAGCGCATCCGCCGGCTGCAGTGGGTGGCCGTCGGCATCGCCTCGGCCGCGGTGATCGTGATCGTGGTGCTGTACCGTTCGTTCCCCTGGATCGCACTCTCACTCACCGTCTCCTTCGGGGTCTACGGGCTCATCAAGAAGAAGATCGGCCCGGCCGTCGACGCGATCAGCGGGCTGACCCTCGAGTCGTTCTGGTTGATCCCCATCGCCGTGGTCCAGCTGGTGCTCGTCGCCACCGGCTCCGGCCTCACGATGGGGGCCAACGGCGCGGGGCACGCCGTGCTGCTGGCTCTCGCCGGCGTCGCCACCGCGGTGCCCCTGCTGCTGTTCGCCGCGGGGACCCGGCGGATCGACCTGACGGTCATCGGGATGATCCAGTTCGTGACGCCCGTGATGCAGTTCATCATCGGCGCCGTGGTGCTCGGCGAGCCCATGCCGATCGAGCGCTGGGTGGGTTTCGTCTTCGTCTGGGTCGCGATCGCCGTCTTCCTCGTCGACCTCGTGATCGCCACCCGTCGCGGGCGTCGGAACGGGCGCTCGAAACCGATCTGA
- a CDS encoding ABC transporter substrate-binding protein: MTSFTRSRSARFLAGVALLSVSAIVVAGCSSTPSDDSSDGGGSTSAADLTLKLGSLLPQTGSLAFLGPPMESGVGLAVKEINDAKAGVTIDLTAEDEGDTDTKAYETSITKLQGAGVSAIVGAAASGVSKLILDGNVSAGILQISASNTSPDFTAWDDDGLYFRTAPSDLLQGEVLGNLIAEDGAKSLGIIYQNDAYGTGLDAAIKETFEGTGGEVVAEASFNVGDAQFDAQVETIKAQNPDAVAIVSFDQFKTLAPLLVNAGISADKFYLVDGNLSDYGDEIPVSLEGAQGTKAGPALADDFTDRLQTYWTGEGNSEVKDFTYAAEAYDAVVLVALASLAADSTEGADIAAKMQEVSGGSGDGEKCTSFADCAKIINDGGTADYDGYSGDVTFDEAGDPQGASIGIYKYGADNMIERTN; encoded by the coding sequence ATGACCTCATTCACGCGCTCGCGCAGCGCCCGATTCCTCGCGGGAGTCGCGCTGCTCAGCGTCTCGGCGATCGTCGTCGCAGGCTGCAGCAGCACCCCCTCGGATGACTCGTCCGACGGCGGCGGCAGCACTTCCGCCGCCGATCTGACTCTCAAGCTGGGCTCGCTGCTTCCGCAGACCGGCTCGCTGGCGTTCCTGGGCCCGCCCATGGAGTCCGGCGTGGGCCTCGCGGTCAAGGAGATCAACGACGCCAAGGCGGGTGTGACCATCGACCTCACCGCCGAGGACGAGGGCGACACCGACACCAAGGCCTACGAGACCTCGATCACCAAGCTCCAGGGTGCCGGCGTCTCGGCCATCGTGGGTGCCGCGGCATCCGGTGTCTCCAAGCTGATCCTCGACGGAAACGTCAGCGCAGGCATCCTGCAGATCTCCGCCTCGAACACCTCGCCCGACTTCACCGCGTGGGACGACGACGGACTCTACTTCCGCACCGCCCCCAGCGACCTGCTGCAGGGTGAGGTGCTCGGCAACCTGATCGCCGAGGACGGCGCCAAGTCGCTCGGCATCATCTACCAGAACGACGCGTACGGCACCGGCCTCGACGCGGCGATCAAGGAGACGTTCGAGGGCACCGGCGGCGAGGTCGTCGCCGAGGCGTCGTTCAACGTCGGCGACGCGCAGTTCGACGCACAGGTCGAGACGATCAAGGCGCAGAACCCCGACGCGGTCGCGATCGTGTCGTTCGACCAGTTCAAGACCCTCGCGCCGCTGCTGGTGAACGCCGGCATCTCCGCCGACAAGTTCTACCTCGTCGACGGAAACCTGTCGGACTACGGCGACGAGATCCCGGTCTCGCTCGAGGGTGCACAGGGCACGAAGGCCGGCCCCGCGCTCGCCGACGACTTCACCGACCGTCTGCAGACGTACTGGACGGGTGAGGGCAACAGCGAGGTCAAGGACTTCACCTACGCGGCCGAGGCGTACGACGCCGTCGTGCTCGTGGCGCTGGCGTCGCTGGCCGCAGACTCCACCGAGGGCGCGGACATCGCGGCCAAGATGCAGGAGGTCTCGGGCGGTTCGGGCGACGGCGAGAAGTGCACCAGCTTCGCCGACTGCGCCAAGATCATCAACGACGGCGGAACGGCCGACTACGACGGCTACTCCGGTGACGTCACGTTCGACGAGGCGGGCGACCCCCAGGGGGCCTCGATCGGCATCTACAAGTACGGTGCCGACAACATGATCGAGCGCACCAACTGA
- a CDS encoding ABC transporter ATP-binding protein, which produces MSDDASVKNDHVVVELKDVHAGYLPGVNILNGANLVARKGELIGIIGPNGAGKSTLLKAIFGLVNVRDGEITLNGDSIVGLKADKLVRRGVGFVPQTNNVFPSLSIEENLQMGLYQNPKAYAERLEFVTGIFAELGKRLKQRAGSLSGGERQMVAMSRALMMNPSVLLLDEPSAGLSPVRQDDAFIRVSDINKAGVTTIMVEQNARRCLQICDRGYVLDQGRDAYEGSGRDLLNDPKVIGLYLGTLGTDAA; this is translated from the coding sequence ATGAGCGATGACGCATCTGTGAAGAACGACCACGTCGTCGTCGAGCTGAAGGACGTGCACGCCGGGTACCTCCCGGGGGTGAACATCCTCAACGGCGCCAACCTCGTCGCCCGCAAGGGCGAGCTGATCGGCATCATCGGTCCGAACGGCGCCGGCAAATCGACTCTGCTGAAGGCGATCTTCGGCCTCGTGAACGTCCGCGACGGCGAGATCACCCTGAACGGCGACAGCATCGTCGGCCTCAAGGCCGACAAGCTCGTCAGACGCGGCGTCGGGTTCGTCCCTCAGACGAACAACGTGTTCCCCTCGCTCTCCATCGAGGAGAACCTGCAGATGGGGCTCTACCAGAACCCCAAGGCGTATGCAGAGCGGCTCGAGTTCGTCACCGGCATCTTCGCCGAGCTGGGGAAGCGCCTCAAGCAGCGCGCGGGCTCTCTGTCGGGCGGTGAACGGCAGATGGTCGCGATGTCGCGCGCCCTGATGATGAACCCGTCGGTGCTGCTGCTCGACGAGCCGTCGGCCGGTCTCAGCCCGGTGCGTCAGGACGACGCGTTCATCCGGGTCTCCGACATCAACAAGGCCGGAGTCACCACCATCATGGTCGAGCAGAACGCCCGGCGCTGCCTGCAGATCTGCGACCGCGGCTACGTGCTCGACCAGGGCAGGGACGCCTACGAGGGCAGCGGACGCGACCTGCTCAACGACCCGAAGGTGATCGGTCTGTACCTGGGCACGCTGGGCACCGACGCCGCCTGA
- a CDS encoding ABC transporter ATP-binding protein has product MRRPKTTGLTKGPAAPGVAKVDPILVVDAVQRRFGGLTAVDVDHVEIPRGAITALIGPNGAGKTTLFNLLCGFDKPNSGSWSFDGTNLSGVPSFKVARMGQVRTFQLTKSLSLLTVLENMKLGAPNQRGEGFWSSLFPFLWRKQDQEIEVKARELLARFKLDAKEKDFAAALSGGQRKLLEMARALMSDPTLVMLDEPMAGVNPALTQSLLDHILDLKDQGMTVLFVEHDMHMVRHIADWVVVMAEGRVVAEGPPEEVMEDPAVVDAYLGAHQDVDLGAVTGRIPVLADTAAVKLREQIEAEAEAELGAAEDTQEGRA; this is encoded by the coding sequence ATCCGGCGCCCCAAGACCACGGGACTCACGAAGGGGCCTGCAGCCCCCGGGGTCGCGAAGGTCGACCCGATCCTCGTCGTCGATGCCGTACAGCGCCGCTTCGGCGGCCTGACCGCGGTCGACGTGGATCACGTCGAGATCCCGCGCGGCGCCATCACCGCCCTGATCGGACCGAACGGCGCGGGCAAGACGACCCTGTTCAACCTGCTGTGCGGGTTCGACAAGCCGAACAGCGGGTCGTGGTCGTTCGACGGCACGAATCTGTCGGGCGTGCCCTCTTTCAAGGTGGCGCGGATGGGCCAGGTGCGCACGTTCCAGCTGACCAAGTCGCTGTCGCTGCTGACGGTGCTCGAGAACATGAAGCTCGGCGCCCCGAATCAGCGCGGCGAGGGATTCTGGTCGAGCCTGTTCCCGTTCCTGTGGCGAAAGCAGGACCAGGAGATCGAGGTGAAGGCGCGTGAGCTCCTCGCCCGCTTCAAGCTCGACGCCAAGGAGAAGGACTTCGCCGCCGCGCTGTCGGGAGGCCAGCGGAAGCTGCTCGAGATGGCACGGGCGCTGATGAGCGACCCGACGCTGGTGATGCTCGACGAGCCGATGGCCGGCGTCAACCCGGCGTTGACGCAGTCGCTGCTCGACCACATCCTCGACCTCAAGGACCAGGGCATGACCGTGCTCTTCGTCGAGCACGACATGCACATGGTGCGTCATATCGCCGACTGGGTGGTCGTGATGGCCGAGGGGCGCGTGGTGGCCGAGGGCCCGCCCGAGGAGGTCATGGAGGATCCGGCCGTCGTGGACGCGTACCTCGGTGCGCACCAGGACGTCGATCTCGGTGCGGTGACCGGCCGCATCCCGGTGCTCGCCGACACCGCGGCCGTGAAGCTGCGCGAGCAGATCGAAGCAGAGGCCGAGGCAGAGCTCGGCGCCGCCGAAGACACCCAGGAGGGACGCGCATGA
- a CDS encoding branched-chain amino acid ABC transporter permease produces MDFGSIFSNTAVYLFSPVTIAYALAATGLAVHFGYAGLLNFGMAAFMAVGGYGYAISVLSFGLPWWVGMLIGLCGGALFAILLGIPTLRLRADYLAIATIAAGEIVRLLFTTQVFDEFTNSADGLAQYNGGFRDANPFPPGTYGFGPWTYTANDLWNRVFGVVLLAVSILVVWALMRSPWGRVLKGIREDEDAVRSLGKNVFAYKMQALVVGGIVGAAGGIVFVLPSAVVPGSYTTSLTFFLWTVLLLGGAATVFGPTLGAILFWVVFAFLANLLPSMAKAGLLPMSDSQASTLVFIFVGIALMLLVIFRPQGILGDKREMTFVK; encoded by the coding sequence ATGGACTTCGGAAGCATCTTCTCCAACACGGCCGTCTACCTGTTCAGCCCCGTCACCATCGCGTACGCGCTGGCGGCGACCGGGCTGGCGGTGCACTTCGGCTACGCCGGTCTGCTCAACTTCGGCATGGCCGCGTTCATGGCCGTCGGCGGCTACGGCTACGCCATCTCGGTCCTCTCCTTCGGGCTCCCCTGGTGGGTCGGCATGCTCATCGGGTTGTGCGGCGGCGCCCTGTTCGCCATCCTCCTCGGCATCCCGACGCTGCGGCTGCGCGCCGACTACCTCGCCATCGCGACGATCGCGGCCGGCGAGATCGTACGCCTGCTGTTCACCACCCAGGTGTTCGACGAGTTCACCAACTCGGCCGACGGTCTCGCGCAGTACAACGGCGGGTTCCGCGACGCGAACCCCTTCCCCCCGGGCACCTACGGCTTCGGGCCCTGGACCTACACCGCCAACGACCTCTGGAACCGCGTGTTCGGAGTGGTGCTGCTCGCGGTGTCGATCCTCGTGGTCTGGGCGCTGATGCGCAGCCCGTGGGGGCGGGTGCTCAAGGGCATCCGCGAGGACGAGGATGCCGTGCGCTCGCTCGGCAAGAACGTCTTCGCCTACAAGATGCAGGCGCTCGTGGTCGGAGGCATCGTCGGCGCGGCGGGCGGGATCGTGTTCGTGCTCCCCTCCGCCGTCGTGCCCGGCAGCTACACGACCTCGCTCACGTTCTTCCTCTGGACCGTGCTGCTGCTCGGCGGCGCCGCGACGGTCTTCGGACCCACGCTCGGTGCGATCCTGTTCTGGGTCGTGTTCGCCTTCCTCGCCAACCTGCTCCCGAGCATGGCGAAGGCCGGCCTCCTGCCCATGTCCGACAGCCAGGCGTCCACGCTGGTGTTCATCTTCGTCGGCATCGCCCTGATGCTGCTCGTGATCTTCCGACCTCAGGGCATCCTCGGAGACAAGAGGGAGATGACCTTTGTCAAATGA
- a CDS encoding branched-chain amino acid ABC transporter permease, translating to MTVLLASLLAIAFLWLQPPSAASAEETDDGQEITDFYFAGVITFDDAPVEGVVMTIEGNGFEGETETDAEGKWRLYVPEKETYTLTVDEETLPEGVIVDAALLPEGAQPIAGTTASFEVEFGLTGTKITNLFLGEGERITVSFIDQLASRLVGGLNFGLLLALASMGAALIYGTTRLSNFAHAEMVTWGGLVALVTTSFWHLPLWLGIAAAVIGGGLFGWALDAGIWRPLRRRGLGIVQLMIVSIGLSLALRYVFQYMIGGGTQQLPGASPEPIRLGPISLSYIDMIAMAVSIVVIIGVAWFLTRTRIGKATRAISDNPQLAAASGIDVDRVIRYVWILAGTLAAISGILWAYFRPGVKWDMGMQMLLLIFAAITLGGLGTAFGALVGSLIVGIAVEVSTLWIPSDLKYASALVVLIVILLVRPQGLLGRKERLG from the coding sequence ATCACCGTCCTCCTGGCATCGCTTCTCGCCATCGCATTCCTCTGGTTGCAGCCCCCCTCCGCGGCCTCCGCCGAAGAGACGGACGACGGTCAGGAGATCACCGACTTCTACTTCGCCGGTGTCATCACCTTCGACGACGCACCGGTCGAGGGCGTGGTGATGACCATCGAGGGCAACGGCTTCGAGGGCGAGACCGAGACGGATGCCGAGGGCAAGTGGCGCCTGTACGTGCCCGAGAAGGAGACGTACACCCTCACCGTCGACGAGGAGACCCTGCCCGAGGGCGTGATCGTCGACGCCGCGCTGCTCCCCGAGGGCGCGCAGCCGATCGCCGGGACCACGGCGTCGTTCGAGGTCGAGTTCGGTCTCACCGGCACCAAGATCACCAACCTCTTCCTCGGCGAGGGCGAGCGGATCACCGTGTCGTTCATCGACCAGCTCGCCTCCCGACTCGTCGGCGGCCTGAACTTCGGCCTCCTGCTCGCGCTCGCCTCGATGGGTGCGGCGCTGATCTACGGCACGACCCGCCTGTCGAACTTCGCCCATGCCGAGATGGTGACGTGGGGCGGTCTGGTCGCCCTGGTCACGACGAGCTTCTGGCATCTGCCGCTGTGGCTCGGGATCGCCGCGGCGGTGATCGGCGGAGGGCTCTTCGGCTGGGCGCTCGACGCGGGCATCTGGCGGCCGCTGCGGCGGCGCGGCCTGGGCATCGTGCAGCTCATGATCGTCAGCATCGGCCTCTCGCTCGCCCTTCGCTACGTGTTCCAGTACATGATCGGCGGCGGCACGCAGCAGCTGCCCGGCGCCAGCCCCGAACCGATCCGCCTCGGCCCGATCTCGCTGTCGTACATCGACATGATCGCTATGGCCGTCAGCATCGTGGTCATCATCGGGGTGGCCTGGTTCCTCACCAGGACCCGCATCGGCAAGGCGACGAGGGCCATCTCCGACAACCCGCAGCTCGCGGCGGCGTCGGGGATCGACGTCGACCGCGTCATCCGCTACGTCTGGATCCTGGCCGGCACCCTGGCCGCGATCTCCGGCATCCTCTGGGCGTACTTCCGCCCCGGCGTGAAGTGGGACATGGGCATGCAGATGCTCCTGCTCATCTTCGCGGCCATCACGCTCGGCGGGCTCGGCACCGCGTTCGGCGCCCTCGTCGGCTCGCTCATCGTGGGCATCGCGGTCGAGGTCTCCACGCTGTGGATCCCGTCCGACCTCAAGTACGCGAGCGCGCTCGTCGTGCTCATCGTCATCCTCCTGGTGAGGCCGCAGGGCCTGCTCGGACGCAAGGAAAGGTTGGGCTGA
- the guaB gene encoding IMP dehydrogenase, producing the protein MEQHDPFGFVGLTYDDVLLLPGHTDVIPSEADTSSRITRRISVATPLLSSAMDTVTESRMAIAMAREGGIGILHRNLSIADQAAHVDRVKRSESGMITDPITTSPDATVEEVDALCAKYRISGLPVVDPDGRLVGIITNRDMRFVSGFERQTTFVKDVMTSEGLVTAPVGVAAGEVIALFAHHRVEKLPLIDDEGRLAGLITIKDFDKSEKYPLATKDDQGRLRVGAAIGFFGDAWERAEALRDAGVDVLVVDTANGQSQGVIELVKRIKADESFAHIDVIGGNVATREGAQALVDAGVDAVKVGVGPGSICTTRVVAGVGVPQVTAVYEASLAARPAGVPVIADGGLQYSGDIAKALVAGADAVMLGSLLAGTDESPGEIVFQSGKQFKQYRGMGSLGAMQTRGKQTSYSKDRYFQADVPSDDKLIPEGIEGQVPYRGPVAAVAYQLVGGLRQSMFYVGARTIEELKQRGKFVRITAAGLKESHPHDVQIVVEAPNYKR; encoded by the coding sequence ATGGAACAGCACGACCCCTTCGGCTTCGTCGGACTCACCTATGACGACGTGCTGCTTCTTCCCGGCCACACCGACGTGATCCCCAGCGAGGCGGACACCTCGTCGCGCATCACCCGCCGCATCTCGGTCGCGACCCCCCTGCTCTCGAGCGCCATGGACACCGTCACCGAGTCGCGCATGGCGATCGCGATGGCCCGGGAGGGCGGCATCGGCATCCTGCACCGCAACCTCTCGATCGCCGATCAGGCTGCGCATGTCGACCGCGTCAAGCGCAGCGAGTCCGGCATGATCACCGATCCGATCACGACCTCGCCCGATGCCACGGTCGAAGAGGTCGACGCGCTGTGCGCCAAGTACCGCATCTCCGGTCTTCCCGTCGTCGACCCCGACGGGCGCCTGGTCGGCATCATCACCAACCGCGACATGCGCTTCGTCTCGGGCTTCGAGCGTCAGACGACGTTCGTGAAGGATGTCATGACCTCCGAGGGCCTCGTCACGGCTCCCGTCGGCGTCGCCGCCGGCGAGGTCATCGCCCTGTTCGCGCACCACCGGGTCGAGAAGCTGCCGCTCATCGACGACGAGGGCCGTCTGGCCGGTCTCATCACCATCAAGGACTTCGACAAGAGCGAGAAGTACCCGCTCGCCACCAAGGACGACCAGGGCCGGCTGCGCGTGGGTGCGGCCATCGGATTCTTCGGCGACGCGTGGGAGCGCGCGGAGGCACTCCGCGATGCCGGTGTCGACGTGCTCGTGGTCGACACCGCGAACGGTCAGTCGCAGGGCGTGATCGAGCTCGTCAAGCGCATCAAGGCCGACGAGAGCTTCGCCCACATCGACGTGATCGGCGGCAACGTCGCCACCCGTGAGGGCGCGCAGGCGCTCGTCGACGCGGGCGTGGACGCCGTCAAGGTGGGTGTCGGACCGGGATCGATCTGCACCACCCGCGTCGTCGCCGGTGTGGGGGTTCCCCAGGTCACGGCCGTCTACGAGGCCTCGCTCGCCGCTCGTCCCGCCGGCGTGCCGGTGATCGCGGACGGCGGACTGCAGTACTCGGGCGACATCGCCAAGGCGCTCGTCGCCGGGGCCGACGCGGTCATGCTCGGCTCCCTGCTCGCCGGGACCGACGAGTCGCCGGGTGAGATCGTCTTCCAGTCGGGCAAGCAGTTCAAGCAGTACCGCGGCATGGGATCGCTGGGGGCGATGCAGACCCGCGGCAAGCAGACGTCCTACTCGAAGGACCGCTACTTCCAGGCCGATGTGCCCAGCGACGACAAGCTCATCCCCGAGGGCATCGAGGGTCAGGTGCCGTACCGGGGGCCGGTGGCGGCCGTCGCCTACCAGCTCGTCGGCGGCCTGCGTCAGTCGATGTTCTACGTGGGCGCCCGCACGATCGAGGAGCTCAAGCAGCGCGGCAAGTTCGTGCGCATCACGGCGGCGGGACTCAAGGAGTCGCACCCGCACGACGTGCAGATCGTGGTCGAGGCGCCGAACTACAAGCGCTGA
- a CDS encoding response regulator: MPQDAPRVLVVDDDPDVALLVKTVLERRAGCEVVLAHDGRTAVERLSTFTPDVVVTDIEMPGLDGLELLAELRQADPRLPVIVMTAHVSVEYAVSALRAQADEFLTKPLDNARLVEAVTRLVAEGRARKEASRPREVVLAIGAHPDDVEIGVGGLLAAHAQAGDEITILTLSRGARGGDAESRQHESLASAEMLGARLFVKDLVDTEISGGGATVRLIEEVVAEVQPTIVYTHSSNDRHQDHRAVSEATIAATRRVGTVACYQSPSATIDFRPTRFVRIDQYIGHKLRLLECFGSQTATRDYLEPEFVTATARYWSRFGGGVAIEPLEVIRETAEFIGAHELTRLEN, encoded by the coding sequence ATGCCTCAGGATGCCCCACGCGTCCTGGTCGTCGATGACGACCCCGACGTCGCCCTTCTTGTGAAGACCGTTCTCGAGAGACGAGCCGGATGCGAGGTCGTGCTCGCCCACGACGGACGCACCGCCGTCGAGCGACTCTCGACGTTCACTCCCGATGTGGTCGTGACCGACATCGAGATGCCCGGCCTCGACGGACTCGAGCTGCTCGCCGAGCTGCGCCAGGCCGATCCGCGCCTTCCCGTGATCGTGATGACCGCCCACGTCTCCGTCGAGTACGCGGTCTCGGCGCTCCGCGCCCAGGCCGACGAGTTCCTCACCAAACCGCTCGACAACGCCCGTCTGGTCGAGGCCGTCACGCGGCTCGTCGCGGAGGGACGCGCGCGCAAGGAGGCGAGCCGCCCGCGCGAGGTCGTGCTCGCGATCGGTGCGCACCCCGACGACGTCGAGATCGGCGTGGGCGGCCTGCTCGCCGCCCACGCCCAGGCGGGCGACGAGATCACGATCCTCACGCTCTCCCGCGGGGCACGCGGCGGAGACGCCGAGAGCCGCCAGCACGAGTCGCTCGCCTCCGCCGAGATGCTCGGGGCGAGACTGTTCGTCAAAGACCTCGTCGACACGGAGATCTCCGGCGGCGGCGCCACCGTGCGGCTGATCGAGGAGGTCGTCGCGGAGGTCCAGCCGACCATCGTCTACACGCACTCCTCGAATGATCGGCACCAGGACCACCGCGCCGTCAGCGAGGCGACCATCGCGGCCACCCGCCGCGTCGGGACCGTCGCGTGCTACCAGAGCCCCTCTGCCACCATCGACTTCCGCCCGACCCGCTTCGTGCGCATCGATCAGTACATCGGGCACAAGCTGCGTCTGCTCGAGTGCTTCGGATCGCAGACGGCGACCCGCGACTACCTCGAGCCGGAGTTCGTCACCGCGACGGCGCGATACTGGTCGCGCTTCGGCGGGGGAGTGGCGATCGAGCCGCTGGAGGTCATCCGAGAGACCGCCGAGTTCATCGGCGCCCACGAACTCACACGTCTGGAGAACTGA
- a CDS encoding ATP-grasp domain-containing protein, which yields MTARVLVTGAGGPAGVAVIRSLLRRSDLEVFAADMDGWASGIYLVPASHRRLVPPGRDEDFVPAITRMVADDRLDLVISTVDVELIALAGRRDELAPAVLAAPSQDTLSVALDKMLLAERCAPTGLTPRTVLAGPDAQAVDWEFPVFAKPRQGAGSRGIRLVPDRAALDELPTDEGLIVQDFLPGEEYSVDVIADASGAVVAAVPRTRARVDSGVAIAGRTVHDAELEDAAAEIARAIGLVGVANVQLRRDRAGRAVLLEVNPRFPGALPLTIAAGVDIPSLVADLFLGRDLPATVAFREVASVRYLEDIIVEVDDILISDHAGHQEEL from the coding sequence ATGACCGCACGCGTACTCGTCACCGGAGCAGGCGGACCCGCCGGTGTCGCGGTGATCCGCTCGCTGCTTCGGCGCTCCGACCTCGAGGTCTTCGCCGCCGACATGGACGGCTGGGCGAGCGGGATCTACCTGGTGCCCGCGTCGCACCGGCGGCTCGTCCCCCCGGGTCGCGACGAGGACTTCGTCCCCGCGATCACGCGGATGGTCGCCGACGACCGCCTCGATCTCGTGATCTCGACGGTGGACGTCGAGCTGATCGCCCTCGCCGGACGCCGAGACGAACTCGCTCCCGCCGTGCTCGCCGCCCCCTCGCAGGACACCCTCTCGGTGGCACTCGACAAGATGCTCCTCGCCGAGCGGTGCGCGCCGACCGGGCTCACCCCGCGCACGGTGCTCGCCGGACCCGATGCGCAGGCTGTGGACTGGGAGTTCCCGGTGTTCGCCAAGCCGCGCCAGGGCGCGGGCAGCCGAGGGATCCGGCTGGTTCCCGACCGTGCCGCCCTCGACGAGCTCCCGACCGATGAGGGACTCATCGTGCAGGACTTCCTCCCCGGCGAGGAGTACTCGGTCGATGTGATCGCCGACGCCTCGGGAGCGGTCGTCGCCGCGGTGCCGCGCACCCGTGCCAGGGTCGACTCCGGTGTCGCGATCGCCGGACGCACGGTGCACGACGCCGAGCTCGAGGATGCCGCCGCCGAGATCGCCAGGGCGATCGGTCTGGTCGGTGTGGCCAACGTGCAGCTCCGCCGCGATCGCGCCGGGCGTGCCGTGCTGCTCGAGGTCAATCCGCGATTCCCCGGAGCGCTCCCGCTCACCATCGCGGCGGGCGTGGACATCCCCTCGCTGGTCGCCGACCTGTTCCTCGGCCGCGACCTCCCCGCGACGGTCGCGTTCCGCGAGGTCGCCTCGGTGCGGTACCTGGAGGACATCATCGTCGAGGTCGACGACATCCTCATCTCCGATCACGCGGGGCACCAGGAGGAGCTGTGA
- a CDS encoding PHP domain-containing protein codes for MTHPLLRGDHHVHSTFSDDAVSTLAENVAAAAAVGLETVRLVDHVRRSTTWVPEYLEAVHALQVPEGLTVLTGVEAKILDASGELDIPALPRGIDRILIADHQFPGLDGPLGPSAVRERIAEGWSTDDVLDQFVAALIAAMQRHPGNQLAHCFSLLPKIGLSEDDLGVERIGAWAAEAARTDTMVEVNEKWVCPGVTVLDALRDAGAVIVASTDSHVAADVGRYPRLTALLDGGDAP; via the coding sequence GTGACCCACCCCCTGCTGCGCGGCGACCACCACGTCCACTCGACGTTCTCGGACGACGCCGTCTCGACGCTCGCCGAGAACGTCGCGGCGGCCGCTGCGGTGGGACTCGAGACCGTCCGCCTCGTCGATCACGTGCGCCGGTCGACGACCTGGGTTCCCGAGTACCTCGAAGCCGTGCACGCGCTGCAGGTGCCCGAGGGGCTGACGGTGCTCACGGGCGTCGAGGCGAAGATCCTCGACGCGTCGGGCGAGCTCGACATCCCCGCGCTGCCTCGCGGAATCGACCGCATCCTGATCGCCGACCATCAGTTCCCCGGGCTCGACGGGCCCCTCGGCCCGTCGGCGGTGCGGGAGCGCATCGCCGAGGGCTGGTCGACCGACGACGTGCTCGACCAGTTCGTCGCGGCGCTCATCGCGGCGATGCAGCGCCACCCGGGCAATCAGCTCGCGCACTGCTTCTCGCTCCTGCCCAAGATCGGTCTGTCCGAAGACGATCTGGGGGTCGAGCGCATCGGCGCGTGGGCGGCGGAGGCCGCCCGGACCGACACGATGGTCGAGGTCAACGAGAAGTGGGTGTGCCCGGGGGTGACCGTGCTCGATGCGCTGCGCGACGCCGGAGCCGTCATCGTGGCATCGACCGACAGCCATGTCGCCGCCGACGTCGGTCGCTATCCGCGTCTCACCGCACTCCTCGACGGCGGGGACGCACCCTGA